In Desulfosporosinus youngiae DSM 17734, the genomic stretch ATAGCCTCCGCCACTCCGTCTTCTTCATTTGTGACAGTTACAATATCCGCTAATTCCTTTACTTCCGAACGGGCATTTCCCATGGCTACCCCAAGGCCGGCATATTGAATCATTTCTAAATCGTTGAAGCTATCTCCAATGGCCATTACCTCTTGCTGCTGAATTCCAAAACGGTCCGCCAAAGCGGCCAAGGCAACTCCTTTATTCACAGAGCCTTCGATTATTTCGAGAAAATGGGGTTTGGACTTGGTAATATGCACCTTGTTTCCGTAATGCTGACGCAAGAAGGGGGCTAATTTATCCAGATCAGACTCCGCCGCGATACAGAGGATTTTCTCCACCCCTTCCGGTTCCTGAGAAAGCAGCTTCGACAGGTCAGCTTCCTCAATTCGAACACTGGCGATCCGCGCGTACTCCTGTGACCATTCATTGAATGTTTGCGTAATCACTCGATCCTTGAGATAAATCTGAGCATAAATTCCCTGCCGGCTGACATCCTGAATAATCTCAGAGGCTAGAGTGCTGGGAATTACACACCGAAAAATTATTTCTCCGCTGACAGCCTGCTGAGTCATCGCCCCATGATAGGTGATCACTGGAACATCCAGTCCCAATTGCTTGGCATAAGGTCGTGTCGATATAGGCATCCGCCCGGTGGCAATCGTCACTTTTACCCCCTGCGCCTTAGCCTTTTGAATTGCTTCCACCACTCGCGGAGAGATTGTCCAATCATCCCTCAGCAATGTGTCATCAAGATCCATAGCTACTAAACGAATCGTCAAAGCCCTCACCCCTCCTCTGATTCAAACCCTATTCGTTAAGCAAATAACGTTTTAGATACTGCCCTGTATAAGAGGCCGGAAAATCCGCAATGTCCTCCGGTCTCCCCGCAATCAGCACCTCTCCACCCCGATTGCCGCCCTCAGGACCGAGGTCAACCAGCCAGTCCGCGGTTTTGATGACATCCAGATTATGTTCAATGACGAGAACGGTGTCTCCCCCATCCACTAGGCGGTGAAGCACCTGGAGAAGTTTATCAATATCTGCCGTGTGTAAACCTGTAGTCGGTTCATCGAGAATATAAATTGTTTTCCCTGTACTGCGCCGGCTCAATTCTGTAGCCAGCTTAATGCGCTGAGCCTCTCCTCCCGACAAAGTGGTTGCGGGTTGACCGAGGCGTATATAGCCAAGCCCCACATCTTGAAGGGTCTGAAGTTTGCGCGCAATCTTTTGGACTGCCTGGAAGAAATCAACCGCTTCATCGACCGTCATATCGAGGACTTGAGAAATGTTTTTTCCTTTATAGCGCACTTCCAAGGTCTCCCGGTTATAGCGTTTTCCCTCACAAACTTCGCAGGGCACATAGACGTCAGGCAGGAAATGCATCTCGATCTTAATGATTCCATCTCCCTTACAAGCCTCACAGCGCCCCCCTTTGACGTTAAAGCTAAACCGTCCTTGTTTGTACCCCCTCATTTTTGCTTCCGGAGTTATCGAGAAAAGTTCGCGGATAAAATCAAAAACGCCCGTATAGGTTGCAGGGTTTGAACGGGGGGTCCGTCCTATGGGAGACTGATCAATCTCAATTACCTTTTCCAGATGCTCCAGTCCCTTTAACTCCTCGTGTGCTCCAGGGCGGACCCGGGCCCGGCCAAATTTAGACGCTAATCCCTTAAATATAATCTCATTGACCAATGTGCTTTTTCCCGAACCTGAAACTCCGGTCACACAGGTAAACATACCCAAAGGAATACGCACATCGACATTTTTTAAGTTGTTTTCCCGGGCGCCCAACACTTCGAGCCACTTACCATTCGGCTGCCGCCGTTCCTTAGGTACAGTGATCTGCCTGGCACCGCTTAAATATTGACCCGTTACTGATTCCTGATTGGACTTAATCTCCTCGATCGGTCCTTCGGCCACCACTCGCCCGCCATGAGCCCCTGCACCGGGACCGATATCAATGATATGGTCGGCAGCAACCATCGTATCCTCATCATGCTCTACTACGATCAGGGTATTTCCGAGGTCCCGCAACCGCTTAAGGGTTGCCAGCAACCGGGCATTATCCCGTTGGTGGAGGCCGATGCTCGGTTCATCCAGGACATATAGGACACCCATTAAACTTGAGCCAATCTGAGTTGCCAGGCGAATCCGCTGTGCTTCTCCGCCGGAAAGCGTGCCTGCGGCACGTGCCATGGTCAGGTAATCCAGTCCTACATTCATTAAGAAACCCAGCCGTTCTTTGATTTCTTTTAAAATCTGGTGGGCAATGGTTTCTTCTTTAGGCGTAAGCACAAGAGAATTCACAAAACTAATCGCCTCTGTAATGGAAAGACGGGACAAATCATCAATCGAGATTCCGCCAACCTTCACCGCCAAAGCTTCAGGTTTTAGTCGTTTTCCCTGACATGCCGGGCAAAGATGTTCACTCATATACCCTTCTATTTCAGAGCGCACATAATCAGAGGTTGACTCACGATAACGGCGATCAAAAAAGGGAATCAGTCCTTCAAAATTGGTATTGTAGGTCTTTTCCTGATCAAATATATTTTGATACTGAAAGGTTATGGGGGTCTCTGTTCCATAGAGCAACCCCTTCCACTGGCTCTCATTGAGTTCCTGAATCGGAGTATCCATCCCGAAACCAAGGTTATGGGCCACGGCCTGCATCATTTTCGGGTAATAAACTGAGCTGGACTTGGCCCAGGGCGCTATTGCTCCTGCTTCTAAAGACAGGGAACGATCCGGAATGATCAGGTCAATATCCACCACCAGATTTGCCCCTAATCCTGTACACTTCGGGCAAGCTCCATAGGGACTATTGAAGGAAAAAAGACGCGGTGAGATTTCTTCGAGAGCAATCCCGCAATCCGGGCAGGCAAAGTTTTCGCTGAAACGCAGCTCGTCTCCATCAATGATATCTGCGATGACATTTCCCTCTCCAAGTTTAAGGGCTGTTTCTAAAGAATCCGCCAAACGTTCCGCAACTTCAGGTTTCAGAGAAATGCGATCAATCACAATTTCAATAGAATGCTTTTTATTTTTTGCCAACAGGATTTCCTCACTAAGGTCCCGGGCCTCCCCGTCAACCCGCACCCGAACATACCCCGCTTTACGAGCATCTTCAAAGACCTTTTGATGTTCTCCTTTTTTCCCTTTAACCAGTGGGGCTAATATCTGCAGTCTTGTCCGTTCCGGGAAACTCATTAATTGGTCCACCATCTGTTGAACTGTCTGCTGAGTAATCCCTTGACCACACTTTGGGCAATGGGGATGACCGATCCTTGCATAGAGCAAACGAAGATAATCTGAGACCTCAGTTGCCGTACCGACTGTGGAGCGGGGGTTGCGGTTGGTCGTTTTTTGGTCAATAGAAATCGCCGGGGAAAGCCCTTCGATAGAATCTACGTCCGGCTTGTCCATTTGACCCAAGAACTGCCGTGCATAGGCGGAAAGTGATTCTACATAACGCCGCTGTCCCTCAGCATAAATTGTATCGAAGGCCAGGGATGATTTTCCCGAGCCGGACAACCCCGTGATAACGACTAGTTTATTACGGGGAATGTCAATATCAATGTTTTTTAAATTATGGGCACGTGCTCCACGCACGCGTAGATAATCTTGGGTCATGTCTTGCCTCATTTCTTGCTATTATATGTTTAAGCTTGGGGACCGCTCTCTACTTGCACTTTCTTGCTTCTGATAAATGCAAGCGGAGACGGTTCTTAACTTGCTTAGCTTGTACTTTGTTTAATCCCCTAAGAGTACCATCCCTGTCCTTCCTTTTGGTCATCGTTTTCGGGCAGAGCCTTGTTTCCTGTGCGCTTTTTGGTCATAGCGGGTGTTTTTCCTGCCTTTTCCTTGTTGACTGGTCATTTTGTATTTGTTTTCTTCTCCTTTTAAATCAATCATAGCATCCCGGATTTCGGCCGCCCGCTCAAAGTCTAAGTCCCGGGCCGCGAGGCGCATTTCGGCTTCTAAGTTCTCAATTAACTGAGCAAGCTCGTCCGGAGGTAATTTGTTCCCATAAGCCTTTTGCGCCTCGGCCACTTTCGTAGCCTCCGGCCCGGCATATACAGCCTTGCGGATGGTTTGCGGAGTAATTCCTGATTTCTCGTTCCAAGCCATTTGAATTGCCCGGCGCCGGTTTGTCTCATTAAGAGCCTTCTGCATCGACTGAGTGATTTTATCTCCATACATAATAACTTTACCTTCGGCATTTCGCGCCGCACGACCAATGGTCTGAATGAGGGAACGATCCGATCTAAGAAACCCTTCTTTATCCGCATCAAGAATCGCCACGAGAGAAACCTCCGGCAGATCCAGTCCTTCCCGCAAAAGGTTAATCCCTACTACGACATCGATCTCGCCCAAGCGAAGTTCGCGGAGGATTTCCACCCGTTCAAGAGTCTTAATATCCGAATGAAGATACTTTACTTTGATATCCAAGTTGATAAAGTAATCCGTCAGATCCTCAGCCATTTTTTTGGTTAAGGTTGTGACCAGGACACGTTCATCGTTCTCGATCCGTTGGCGAATTTCTCCTAACAAGTCATCAATCTGACCTTTGGTCGGACGGAGAATAACTTCCGGGTCCAATAGCCCCGTGGGGCGAATGATCTGCTCGACAAGCATCGGACAATGTGCCAATTCATAGGGTCCTGGCGTGGCACTGACATAAACGCTTTGTTTAATTTTCCGTTCAAACTCAGCAAAGGTCAAGGGCCGGTTATCCAGAGCAGAGGGCAGGCGAAACCCGTAGTTCACTAAGGTGGTCTTTCGTGAGCGGTCCCCTTCGTACATCCCTCTTACCTGAGGAAGGGATACGTGGGATTCATCCACAAAAAGAATAAAATCCTCCGGGAAATAATCAAGTAAGGTGTAAGGAGTTTCTCCTGGTTCACGGAAGGTCAAGTGACGGGAATAGTTTTCAATACCATTACAAAAACCCATTTCTCTAAGCATTTCAAGGTCATAGCGGGTTCGTTGCTCCAGGCGCTGGGCTTCAATAAGTTTGTTTTCGGAATTCAAGATTTTCAATTGTTCTTCGAGTTCTATCTCGATATTCTCTGCCGCCAGCATAATCTTTTCTTGAGCAGTGACATAGTGTGAATTCGGGAAAATGGAGACATGATACCGTTCCCCCAGGATCTCCCCTGTCAGCATATTAATTTCATAGATATGCTCAATTTCATCTCCGAACATATCGACACGAATCACTCGTTCGCTGGAGGAAGCGGGGTAAATCTCCACAATATCTCCACGTACCCGAAAGGTTCCCCGGGTAAATGCTATATCATTGCGGTCATATTGGATCCCTATCAGCTTACGTAAAATCTCATTACGATCAATAACTTGTCCCTGTCTCAGGGAAAGGACAAGGTCTCGGTAATCCTCCGGAGAACCTAAACCGTAAATACAGGAAACGCTGGCTACTACAATCACATCACGACGCTCCAGCAGCGCGGCAGTTGCGGAGTGACGCAATTTCTCAATTTCCTCATTAATGGAGGCATCTTTTTCGATGAAGGTATCACTCGAAGGAACATAAGCCTCGGGTTGGTAATAATCATAGTAGCTCACGAAGTACTCCACGGCATTCTCAGGAAAGTACTCTTTGAACTCACTGTAAAGTTGGGCAGCCAAGGTTTTGTTATGGGCCAGTATTAGGGTTGGCCTTTGCACCTTGGTAATAATATTTGCCATCGTAAATGTCTTACCCGACCCAGTAACTCCCAGCAATGTCTGGTGGTTACTGCCATTTTTTAGACCTGCGGCCAAGGCATCAATGGCCTGGGGCTGATCCCCACCGGGTTGGTATGGGGCATGTATCCGAAATTCCATGCTCCGCTCTTCCTTTCAATAATAAAAATCTCTTAAAATGGCTGGCTATTATAAATGAGTTATGTATAAGTATAATCACTCAGTGTAATTGCTAAACTCCGATCTACTAAATGTATTTTACATCTACCCAAGCGCTTATACAAATCGAAAGAGACTTAGCTATTAAGTGTAATCTGACGAAAACAAACAAAAAGCCGAACATATATTCGGCTTAAGCAATATCATTTCTTTTTTAAACTGTGCTCAAACTAGTTTACACCCAGTACTATAAATAAACCGTTATTTTCCCTCTTCTTTCCCTTTATCCTTAGCCTGATCCCCCTGTTCTTTCGAAGCGTCTTTAGATTGCTCTGCTTGTTGCTTTAACATTTCCGGAGGAACCGTTTTAACTTGTTCATTTACGGTTTTCTCCGTGCCTAATACTTTCCCCTCAGCATCCAGATAATCTCGTGTTGTTTCTGTTTTCACCCGTTCCGTAACTTTTTCAACCCCCTGAGGAAGGCCGCCTTGCTGATCTCCGGACTGTCCCTCTTCCTTCTTTGTATCATTCTGCCCTTTTTCTTCGTCTTTGCTTTGCTCCTTTTCTTTAGAACCTTTATCCGAGGCTTGCTCCTTTTTCTTTTTATCTTGCTCTGCGCTTTGCATCGTTGTCGTATAACTTTTCTGAGTGACCGCCAGATTAGCTGGAGTAACTGCCTTAACCGCTACAACCTTAGCCGGTATTTCTCCTTGCTCGCTGGTAAGTGAATGCTCTACTTCCAGAGGTTCTTTCTTAATAACCTTCTGCGCCCATTGATAAGCATTAGCCCCCTGCAAATATGGAGCGGTATCAATATCCCCGCTTTGAGAGCCCTTGGACATCCTATCCAACGATGGGATACTAGCTTGTCCGCCAATCAGACTTATTTTTTTGTCCAGCTGCATTTGTTTGAGGACTTCACTGGCCTGCACGGCTAACTTTTCATTATGAGCCAAAATCCCTTGAACCGTATCCGGATTTTTCTGAAGAAAGTCTATCAGGCTTGTCCTGGCAACCGATTCGGAGCCTTTTGGAGTAGCGATGGTGTGTACTATGAGCTTGGGATACTTGCTCAGAACTGCCGTATTGCCTGCTAAGAGTTCTTGAGAGCCGGTTTCGTTCGGGTCTCCCTGTAGGACAATGACTTGACCTTCGCTCGTTTTACCTACCAATGTTTGGGCCATAAGCTCACCGGCTTTTTCTTGGTCCGGAATTATTATTCCTTCAGGCTTTACTCCGGACGGAAGCTGAGTTAAGGCTAAAACAGGTATCTCTTCGGCTTGGGATTTTTGTAAAATACTCGTATCTCCCCCTTGATAAATTAGAATCTTGGCGTCCTTCAAAGGGGATTCTTTTTCCGATTCGCTGTCCATATACTTTATTTGTACATCTTCTTTCTTGGCCAGATCTTCAATCCCTTTAGAAATAAGTAACTTATTAGGGTCCTCATTATTTAGCGAAACTGCAATAATGGTTTGATCCTGAGTCTTAGCTGAAGTTTTATTTTTATTTTTTCCTAAAAGGTCTTGTAGACCACAGCCACTTATGGTTAAACTAAGACATAGAGGAAAAAAGATGAATAAGAATCGCAACTTCTTTGACATGTCAACACTCCTTTCGGGGCTCTCACGCAATTCTTGAAATTAGTTTTCCCTCGTCGCCTTAAAAAATGCAGTATATAAATTCTTTACTGCTTCACAACTATTAAGGAGGGCTTTTATTTGCCTATTAAATTGGAACACGTATTAAAGCGTGTACAAGCTCTTCCTCCTCTGCCAACATCTGCTTTACGGGTTATTGCCTTAACTAAAAACCCTGACACAACTGTAAAAGATCTGGAAACCGTGATCAGTCAGGATCCCTCACTCGCTGCAGGGATCTTACGACAAGCTAACTCTGCGTATTACGGCTATGCAAGGCGAATCTCATCTCTCCAAGAAGCCATCGTCATGCTTGGTTTTCAGGTGACACAAGGGTTAGCAATGGCTTCTGCCGTCGCCCCGTTACTTAAAACCAATCTTTTAGGTTATGAGATCGAACAAGAGGGCCTCTGGAAGCATTCAATGCTGACTGCCATGACCGCCAAACGTCTTTGTCAATATAAGAAACTTCCTTATGGAGACACCGCCTTTACTGCAGGTTTGCTTCATGATATCGGAAAACTGGTGATCTCTGTTTATGTTCAGGAAGTAGGCAGTTTTCTGGTCGAGAAAGTAAAGGAGGTAAAGCTTTCCTATGTTGAACTTGAGGAAAAAGTTATAGGCTATAACCATGCTGCTGTCGGCGGCTTCCTGGCAAGAAGCTGGTTTCTGCCGGAAGATCTTGTTTCCCCAATTTCTTACCACCATTCTCCTTCACTTGCCCCAAGTTATCCTGAACTTGCCAGTGTCGTTCATGTTGCTAATGGGCTGGCCAATTTACTGGGAATCGGCGGCGGCGTGGATAGTTTGCTAAATCCTATACAACAGGAAGCACTTGATCGACTATCCCTTGAGGAAACCGATCTGGAATATTTGCTGGCTGACCTTGGAGAATTTCTTGTCGATCCGAGCCTATTTAGTTAAGCTTAAATAGAATCAACTTTTGATGTGTAAATCACATAAAATTTGATTAGTTAAGGTTTCCCTATAGCTATCCACTTGATCAAAATTTACGGCTTCCATATAAATCCCTTTAAGCTGAGACCTGTTCGTTTGCCAAGACGCCAAGGTCTCTTTTAATGTATTACTTAAAGGCCGATCCAAACCTTGATCTTTCAAGTTCTCCGGATTTCCTTGCCAGATTGCTAAATGCCGCTCAGGAAAGGCAATCCCGATTACTTCATCTGGATTGAGGGGATGCAGAACGATCTCAATCAGCTGTCCTAATTGCTGGGCTTCGCGCAGAACCCAATCTAAGGCGTCTAAGGTTTCATCCCCTTCCAGCCGGATTTGATCAAAATCCGTCAGGAAATGGGGCGCAAGATTCAACCACCCTTCTGCAGTTAAGCCGTGCAGGAAAAACGGGTTGATGACACTCTTTTGCAGCAGCTTCAGAGCATTTTCAGCCAGCGGCCAAGGGCCGCTATTTTCTTTCTTTACTTTTAACTGAGCTGAATTTCCCAATATCCAAGACATAGTTCCTTTTTCCCTAGACCGCTTTGAGCCCCTGGCGCCTATCACCGAGCTTAGTTCTGAAGCCAGCTCATCTTCCAACCTTATTTGCAAATCCAGCAACCGTTTCTCAATCTCTATTATTGACGCACGCTGCCTCTCTAATTTTAGTTCATTACAAAACAGACTGAAATCCGCGAATTTCTCAACGACACCCGGAGCTTGCCAACGAAGCGGAGAAACCTCCATGGCATCCAGCATTGCTAAACCCATCCGGGGCATGACAAAACCTGCCATAGAATTCGGGTCGCGTACTGACCTTAAAAAATCAACGTCATATCCCCGATCCAACAATTCTAAGCCAATAACTTTTATCATCGTCGATTTTCCTGTCCCGGGTCCTCCCACCAGAACATAAGCTCTTTGCCAATTCGGCATCATGTTGGGTAATAAGGATATGTACCCCCTTGTAGTTAGCCCCTCGGCAAAGTAATGTCGCACCCCGTTCTTATTTTTCATGCTTATTACCCCCGTCGTTTTTTCAGTCAGCGTAGTCTATGCAAAATCGTGGTCCGAGGTTCTAGGCTCAGGGTTCGAACTAAAAATTTCAATTAATTAAAACAAAAGGATGTGCAACAACATTTAGTGTTACACATCCATAATATAAGTTCTATTTGAGTTTCTCTCGCAGAGTCTGCAGCGCCTTTTGAAGTTGAGGGTCAAAATTGGTGTCTTGAGGAGTAATAGTGGCTTGTTGTCCTTTGGGCAGCTCAGCCACGATATCGGGTTCGATTCCCTTCTTGTGGATATCCAACTTATTAGGGGTTAAATATTTAGCCGTTGTTAGTTTAACACTGGTCCCTCCATCTAAAGGGAAGATCGTTTGCACAATCCCTTTCCCAAATGTTTTTACTCCCACCAGGTTTGCCGTTCCTTTGTCCTTGATCGCTCCGGCAACGATCTCGGCGGCAGAAGCGCTTTCCTCGTTTACAAGTACGACCATCGGCATTCCCAGATAGGTACCTGTTGCCATCTTTGTATCAACGTTCCCTTGTTTATCAACTATATAAACAACCGGACCGTCGGGAATGAAGTAACTGGCAACTTGTACGGCCGCATTAAGCTCTCCGCCGTGGTTATACCTCATATCCAGGATGAGTCCTTTAAATTGCTTGATATTCATTGTATTAAAGGTGTCCTTAAGTTCCGTACCGGTATCGGAGCCAAACTGGGTAATACTGATATAGGCTATGTCCGGGTGCCCGGGCAAGGCCTGCCCGTCAACGGTCGGAACAGTGATGTTTTCCCTGGTTAAACTCACTGTGAAGGTCTTATTCGTGCTCTCTCTGTAGACTGCCAGGTTTACCTTTGTGCCGGGCTCCCCACGCATCAACCCTACTGCTTTATCCTGGTCCATCCCAGCTGTATCGGCATCGTTAATCTTACTGACCACATCACCCGATTGGATTCCAGCCTTGCTGGCCGGCGAATTCTTAATGGGGCGTAATACAACTAGCTTTTTGGGATCCTTGAGGCTCAGAACAATTCCTATCCCACCGAACTTTCCCTCAAGTATTTCAAACAATTCTTTGTTCTCTTGAGCATTCATGTATGTGGAGTATGGATCTCCTAAGATTTCTACAATCCCTTTTGTCGCACCTTCCACTAGCTGAGATGTCGATACATTTTCTAAGTAATCATGGCGGATAAGCTGTACAACATGCACTAGCCGCCCCACGTTATTGACGTTAGCAATTACAATCCCACTTACCAACGTGGTCACCAGAACAGAAAAAATCAGGAAGATGACTCCAACACGTTTGGCAACTCGTTTCATGTTCCACTCTTGCAATCTATTAAACCCCTTCCCTTTCTTACACTGCCAGAAATATAACGTTCTTAGACCTGCTTCTATTATATGCTTATACTTATCCAGAAATACTGCTTATCCATTAATTAGGAAAATACTGCAGAGGGTCAGTCGTGTTTCCGCCCACTCGGACTTCAAAATGCAAGTGTGCACCTGTGCTCCATCCTGTCGAGCCCACAGCCCCAATCACTTCATTGGCCTCAACGGCTTGACCTTCACTGACATCCAGGCGGGACTGATGCCCATAGAGTGTCGAGATCCCACTGCCATGGTCAATAATTGTCATATTTCCGTAAGCCGTATTCCATCCGGCTACAATGACAACTCCTGCTCCGGCGGCATAAATCTTAGTCCCGGTCGGAGCGACAATATCCGTACCGGTATGCAAACTGCGTTTTTTCGTAATCGGATGAGTCCGCCAGCCAAAGGGGCTGCTAATCTGATAATAGCCGGGTACCGGCCAAGTTGAAATTGTGCCATTCCCGCTCTTTCCTTTACCGGCCTGGGCCGCCTGCAATTTGCGAATCTTTTCTGACAGGGCTTTAGACTCGGCTTCCAGCCGATCAACCTCATCAAACGCCGCTTGTTGGGCTTTAAGATTCTGATCTAAAGCATCTCGCTGCTGGGATTTTTTCTTCTCCAGATCCATGCTGACTGCAGCCGCCTGGGCTTGAATCTTGGCAGCTTGATCCCTTTTGACTTGCAGCTCGCTCTTTTTCTGGTTAATCTGAACCTTTTGCTCTTCAATACCCGCCAACAATTGACGATCGTTGTCCACTAGTTTGGTGAAATATTCCATACGTGTAATGAAATCGCTAAGGTCTGAGGACTGGAAGAGCAGTTCCAAATGGCTAATCTGCCCACTCTCATAAATTCCCCGGGCTCGTTTTCCCAGGGCCAGCCGACGGTCTTCAAGTTCCGCTTGTTTTTGCTCCAATTCCTTTTGGGCTAAGGTGACCTGGTTTTGTGCTTGTGTATAAGCAAGCTTCTTCTGATTCAAATCTGTTTGAGCCTGTGCAACTTCAGTTTCTAATTTAGCCAGCTGATTTTTCATTATGTCGGACGTATAGGTAAGCTTGTTTAGCTTCCCTTGAGCTTGATCTTTCTTGTTTTGAATGTCCTGCTGCTGTTCAATACTTTCTCCAAGCTGATCGGCCCGGGAAGGCGATGCCATGTTCCCAAGCAAAAGAAGACTAACCAGCACGGTTGGTATGACTTTCTTCCCAAACAAACTGCTCCACCATCCTTACCTAAAATTCTTGTCCCTTTAAACACGAGCTTCTATGTGTCAAATACCTAAACCGTCATATGTAAGCTGCCTGCAAGTCGGGAACCGTCCCCCAACTTGCCTGCGCTTCCTAGGTACGAAGGAATTTCTGCAGAGAAAATCCGCTTCCTATTGCACCCATCGCCATGCCCGCCAGCAATAGACCAACCGAAACCTGACGAAAGAGAAGTTCATTCTGAACAACCGGCAAAAAAGTTAATGATGATTGGACATACATAACGATGGAATTGTAACCTAATCCAACAATGATCGCTGCCAGTGCACCTCCAACAAGACCTAATGCTAATCCTTCAATAAGGAACGGCCAACGGATAAAGCTATTACTTGCACCCACTAATTTCATGATCTGGATTTCCCGGCGGCGAGAAAAGACGTTCATTTTAACATTAATGGAAATAAGCACAACCGCTGCAGCACCAAAGGCAGCGACTACACCAAAGCCAATCCATCTCAGCCATTGTGTAAATTTTAAGAGCTGCTCCACAAAATTCTGCCCATAACGCACTCTCTCAACTCCAGGAAGGGCTTCCACAGATTCAGCCAAAGCTATAACATTCTGGGGATCGGCTGCCTTGACCGTCAACTTATCGGGAAAAGGGTTTGTTCCCCCTAAATCAGCCAGTATATCCTTTTCCTGCCCTCCCATTGTTTTGCCGAAATCCTCGAGGGCTTGCTCCTTGGTTACCCAGGTCACTGATTCGACTCCCTGCATTGCCTGAATCTTACTTTGTAAAGCTTGGACTTCTTCCGGGGTCGCGCTCATTTGCACAAATGTGGCAATCTCTAACTCAGATTCAAAAGATCTTGCCATATTCGAAGCATTGGCTAAGAAAAAGATCGAATACCCCAGGATGACCAGTGAAACCATGACAGTAATCACGGAGGCAACACTAAGCCAAGGATTGCGTCTCATAGAGTTTAGTGTTTCACGAAGAATATAGCCAGAGGAATCAAG encodes the following:
- a CDS encoding Cof-type HAD-IIB family hydrolase, translating into MTIRLVAMDLDDTLLRDDWTISPRVVEAIQKAKAQGVKVTIATGRMPISTRPYAKQLGLDVPVITYHGAMTQQAVSGEIIFRCVIPSTLASEIIQDVSRQGIYAQIYLKDRVITQTFNEWSQEYARIASVRIEEADLSKLLSQEPEGVEKILCIAAESDLDKLAPFLRQHYGNKVHITKSKPHFLEIIEGSVNKGVALAALADRFGIQQQEVMAIGDSFNDLEMIQYAGLGVAMGNARSEVKELADIVTVTNEEDGVAEAIERFVLNINV
- a CDS encoding sugar ABC transporter substrate-binding protein; amino-acid sequence: MSKKLRFLFIFFPLCLSLTISGCGLQDLLGKNKNKTSAKTQDQTIIAVSLNNEDPNKLLISKGIEDLAKKEDVQIKYMDSESEKESPLKDAKILIYQGGDTSILQKSQAEEIPVLALTQLPSGVKPEGIIIPDQEKAGELMAQTLVGKTSEGQVIVLQGDPNETGSQELLAGNTAVLSKYPKLIVHTIATPKGSESVARTSLIDFLQKNPDTVQGILAHNEKLAVQASEVLKQMQLDKKISLIGGQASIPSLDRMSKGSQSGDIDTAPYLQGANAYQWAQKVIKKEPLEVEHSLTSEQGEIPAKVVAVKAVTPANLAVTQKSYTTTMQSAEQDKKKKEQASDKGSKEKEQSKDEEKGQNDTKKEEGQSGDQQGGLPQGVEKVTERVKTETTRDYLDAEGKVLGTEKTVNEQVKTVPPEMLKQQAEQSKDASKEQGDQAKDKGKEEGK
- a CDS encoding HDOD domain-containing protein, with protein sequence MPIKLEHVLKRVQALPPLPTSALRVIALTKNPDTTVKDLETVISQDPSLAAGILRQANSAYYGYARRISSLQEAIVMLGFQVTQGLAMASAVAPLLKTNLLGYEIEQEGLWKHSMLTAMTAKRLCQYKKLPYGDTAFTAGLLHDIGKLVISVYVQEVGSFLVEKVKEVKLSYVELEEKVIGYNHAAVGGFLARSWFLPEDLVSPISYHHSPSLAPSYPELASVVHVANGLANLLGIGGGVDSLLNPIQQEALDRLSLEETDLEYLLADLGEFLVDPSLFS
- the uvrB gene encoding excinuclease ABC subunit UvrB, which gives rise to MEFRIHAPYQPGGDQPQAIDALAAGLKNGSNHQTLLGVTGSGKTFTMANIITKVQRPTLILAHNKTLAAQLYSEFKEYFPENAVEYFVSYYDYYQPEAYVPSSDTFIEKDASINEEIEKLRHSATAALLERRDVIVVASVSCIYGLGSPEDYRDLVLSLRQGQVIDRNEILRKLIGIQYDRNDIAFTRGTFRVRGDIVEIYPASSSERVIRVDMFGDEIEHIYEINMLTGEILGERYHVSIFPNSHYVTAQEKIMLAAENIEIELEEQLKILNSENKLIEAQRLEQRTRYDLEMLREMGFCNGIENYSRHLTFREPGETPYTLLDYFPEDFILFVDESHVSLPQVRGMYEGDRSRKTTLVNYGFRLPSALDNRPLTFAEFERKIKQSVYVSATPGPYELAHCPMLVEQIIRPTGLLDPEVILRPTKGQIDDLLGEIRQRIENDERVLVTTLTKKMAEDLTDYFINLDIKVKYLHSDIKTLERVEILRELRLGEIDVVVGINLLREGLDLPEVSLVAILDADKEGFLRSDRSLIQTIGRAARNAEGKVIMYGDKITQSMQKALNETNRRRAIQMAWNEKSGITPQTIRKAVYAGPEATKVAEAQKAYGNKLPPDELAQLIENLEAEMRLAARDLDFERAAEIRDAMIDLKGEENKYKMTSQQGKGRKNTRYDQKAHRKQGSARKR
- the uvrA gene encoding excinuclease ABC subunit UvrA, whose product is MTQDYLRVRGARAHNLKNIDIDIPRNKLVVITGLSGSGKSSLAFDTIYAEGQRRYVESLSAYARQFLGQMDKPDVDSIEGLSPAISIDQKTTNRNPRSTVGTATEVSDYLRLLYARIGHPHCPKCGQGITQQTVQQMVDQLMSFPERTRLQILAPLVKGKKGEHQKVFEDARKAGYVRVRVDGEARDLSEEILLAKNKKHSIEIVIDRISLKPEVAERLADSLETALKLGEGNVIADIIDGDELRFSENFACPDCGIALEEISPRLFSFNSPYGACPKCTGLGANLVVDIDLIIPDRSLSLEAGAIAPWAKSSSVYYPKMMQAVAHNLGFGMDTPIQELNESQWKGLLYGTETPITFQYQNIFDQEKTYNTNFEGLIPFFDRRYRESTSDYVRSEIEGYMSEHLCPACQGKRLKPEALAVKVGGISIDDLSRLSITEAISFVNSLVLTPKEETIAHQILKEIKERLGFLMNVGLDYLTMARAAGTLSGGEAQRIRLATQIGSSLMGVLYVLDEPSIGLHQRDNARLLATLKRLRDLGNTLIVVEHDEDTMVAADHIIDIGPGAGAHGGRVVAEGPIEEIKSNQESVTGQYLSGARQITVPKERRQPNGKWLEVLGARENNLKNVDVRIPLGMFTCVTGVSGSGKSTLVNEIIFKGLASKFGRARVRPGAHEELKGLEHLEKVIEIDQSPIGRTPRSNPATYTGVFDFIRELFSITPEAKMRGYKQGRFSFNVKGGRCEACKGDGIIKIEMHFLPDVYVPCEVCEGKRYNRETLEVRYKGKNISQVLDMTVDEAVDFFQAVQKIARKLQTLQDVGLGYIRLGQPATTLSGGEAQRIKLATELSRRSTGKTIYILDEPTTGLHTADIDKLLQVLHRLVDGGDTVLVIEHNLDVIKTADWLVDLGPEGGNRGGEVLIAGRPEDIADFPASYTGQYLKRYLLNE